The following are encoded in a window of Roseimaritima ulvae genomic DNA:
- a CDS encoding FKBP-type peptidyl-prolyl cis-trans isomerase translates to MGNKRTGTVGPVDADAPSEFTTTSSGLKYRILRRSDGPHPTASSDVTVDYVGWLDDGTEFDSSYERKQPTTFNLSEVVPAWTEGIPLVGEGGMIELEVPSQLGYGSRGVPGTIPPGATLHFKVELHNVH, encoded by the coding sequence ATGGGCAATAAGCGAACGGGCACCGTCGGCCCGGTCGATGCCGACGCGCCCTCGGAATTTACGACCACATCTTCGGGCCTAAAATACCGCATCTTGCGTCGCAGTGATGGCCCGCATCCAACGGCCAGCAGCGACGTCACGGTCGACTACGTCGGCTGGCTGGACGATGGCACGGAGTTCGACAGCAGCTATGAGCGCAAGCAGCCGACAACTTTTAATCTGAGCGAAGTGGTGCCGGCTTGGACCGAAGGGATACCACTGGTCGGCGAGGGCGGAATGATCGAATTGGAAGTGCCCTCGCAACTTGGTTACGGTTCACGTGGCGTTCCCGGCACGATCCCTCCGGGAGCCACCTTGCACTTCAAAGTCGAACTTCACAACGTTCACTAG
- a CDS encoding PSD1 and planctomycete cytochrome C domain-containing protein: MNSQRCYRQLVCWCWLAGCLVWLPAPVSAEQPLAVAGDTALSAEDIEYFERKIRPLLSQHCYECHSADADTVHAGLLLDSAQAIAAGGDSGPLLTAGKPEQSLLIKTIRYDGDIQMPPQGAMAKHEIAELTNWVRRGAPFPPSSAPSPRGKDGIDFDAGRTFWSFQPVQQQPLPEVQHRDWPRTRTDTFVLAAMEQHGLSPSPAAARATLARRLYFDLTGLPPTPDQVQAFVNDERNDAYQRLVNQLLESPQYGEKWGRWWLDMARYTDRTASWLSKTGQAFRYRDWVVEAFNDDMPYDQFVHRQLATDLMPQTGPDDLPALGFISLSPTYWKEPKLPCEIIKTIVADEWEERVDAVSRTFLGLTVACARCHDHKFDPISSEDYYALAGVFASCRHEERPLIGEAAYQPVREAKAAVAKLEAAIAKAKKEKSQPKEKIAELQAEINEIKAATPLYDTPMVNALVEEATYVVRAGKTPQDGTKFEHRAQPRDLPAFIRGNPNRPGKIVPRRFLTVLSDDPVPFQNGSGRLELAESITTDAASLAARVIVNRVWLAHFDQGIVATPSNFGQQGERPTHPELLDDLAARFIAEGWSIKSLHREILLSATWQQSSADDPQRLAADPENRWLSRMNRRRLTFEEWRDAMLAASGTLNAQTGGASQALEAAGNHRRTLYATVHRRDMAATLMVHDFPDPTQHSPMRTTTITPLQGLYALNGPLLLQHAGALEQRLIHEVAGDDAQRIRRAYQLLFSRPPTERELQLGGAFVAPSQTRWQAYLHVLLAANEFAFVD; the protein is encoded by the coding sequence ATGAATTCCCAACGCTGTTATCGTCAGCTCGTCTGCTGGTGTTGGTTGGCGGGGTGCCTGGTATGGTTGCCCGCCCCCGTTTCCGCTGAACAACCGCTTGCTGTGGCAGGCGATACAGCGCTTTCCGCTGAAGATATCGAATACTTCGAACGGAAGATTCGTCCGCTGTTGAGCCAGCACTGCTACGAATGTCACTCCGCGGATGCCGACACCGTGCACGCCGGGCTGTTGCTCGATTCGGCACAGGCAATCGCGGCCGGGGGTGATAGTGGACCGCTGCTGACCGCCGGCAAGCCAGAGCAAAGTTTGCTGATCAAAACGATCCGCTATGACGGCGACATTCAGATGCCGCCGCAAGGGGCGATGGCGAAACACGAGATCGCCGAATTGACGAACTGGGTTCGCCGCGGTGCCCCCTTCCCGCCCTCGTCGGCCCCATCACCGAGAGGCAAAGACGGCATCGATTTCGACGCCGGGCGAACCTTCTGGTCGTTCCAGCCCGTTCAGCAGCAACCGCTTCCCGAGGTCCAGCACCGCGACTGGCCACGAACCCGCACCGATACGTTTGTGTTGGCTGCGATGGAACAGCACGGGTTGTCTCCCTCGCCGGCGGCCGCTCGCGCAACGCTCGCGCGGCGACTGTATTTCGATCTGACCGGATTGCCGCCCACACCCGATCAGGTGCAAGCGTTCGTCAATGACGAACGCAACGACGCCTACCAGCGGCTGGTCAACCAACTGTTGGAGTCCCCGCAGTACGGCGAAAAATGGGGACGCTGGTGGTTGGACATGGCTCGCTACACCGACCGCACGGCCAGTTGGTTGTCGAAGACCGGTCAGGCGTTCCGTTATCGTGACTGGGTGGTGGAGGCGTTTAATGATGACATGCCATACGATCAATTTGTGCACCGTCAGTTGGCCACCGACTTGATGCCCCAGACCGGGCCTGACGACCTACCCGCTTTGGGTTTCATCAGTCTCAGCCCGACCTATTGGAAAGAGCCGAAGCTACCCTGCGAGATCATCAAAACGATCGTGGCGGATGAATGGGAGGAACGCGTGGATGCGGTTTCGCGGACCTTCTTGGGACTAACCGTCGCCTGTGCTCGCTGCCACGATCACAAATTCGACCCCATCAGCTCCGAGGACTACTACGCGCTTGCCGGCGTGTTTGCGAGCTGCCGACACGAAGAACGCCCGCTGATCGGTGAAGCCGCGTACCAACCGGTGCGGGAAGCCAAAGCCGCCGTGGCCAAGCTGGAAGCCGCGATCGCCAAAGCGAAAAAGGAAAAGTCGCAGCCGAAGGAAAAAATCGCTGAGTTGCAGGCTGAAATCAACGAGATCAAAGCCGCTACGCCGCTGTACGATACGCCGATGGTCAACGCGTTGGTTGAGGAAGCGACCTACGTGGTCCGGGCGGGTAAGACGCCCCAGGACGGCACCAAGTTTGAACATCGCGCTCAGCCGCGTGACCTGCCGGCGTTTATTCGCGGCAACCCCAATCGGCCGGGAAAAATCGTGCCGCGTCGCTTTTTGACGGTGCTCAGCGACGATCCGGTACCTTTTCAAAACGGTAGCGGCCGCCTGGAGTTGGCCGAATCGATCACCACCGACGCCGCCTCCTTGGCCGCTCGGGTGATCGTCAATCGCGTCTGGCTGGCGCACTTCGACCAAGGCATCGTGGCCACTCCCAGCAACTTTGGTCAACAAGGCGAACGGCCCACCCACCCGGAATTGCTGGATGACCTGGCGGCTCGGTTTATCGCCGAGGGCTGGTCGATCAAATCATTGCACCGGGAAATCTTGTTGTCGGCGACTTGGCAACAATCCTCGGCAGATGACCCGCAGCGGCTGGCCGCCGATCCCGAAAACCGTTGGCTGTCACGGATGAATCGCCGCCGACTGACGTTTGAAGAATGGCGCGACGCGATGTTGGCGGCCAGCGGAACGTTAAACGCCCAGACGGGCGGTGCATCGCAAGCTTTGGAGGCTGCGGGCAACCACCGTCGCACGCTGTATGCGACTGTCCATCGTCGCGATATGGCGGCCACGTTGATGGTGCATGACTTTCCCGATCCCACCCAGCACAGCCCCATGCGGACGACGACGATCACGCCGCTGCAGGGCCTGTATGCGCTCAACGGGCCGCTGCTTTTGCAACATGCGGGGGCGCTGGAGCAACGTTTGATACACGAAGTCGCCGGCGATGACGCTCAACGCATCCGCCGTGCCTACCAACTTTTGTTTTCCCGACCACCGACCGAACGCGAACTGCAATTGGGGGGGGCCTTCGTCGCTCCCTCGCAAACACGCTGGCAGGCTTACCTGCACGTGCTGTTGGCGGCCAATGAATTTGCGTTTGTCGATTAG
- a CDS encoding DUF1501 domain-containing protein, translating into MKPLQSHASAIDRRRLLSQLGGGLGMLAAANVLSSSQASAATGVAFDGPHFPAKAKRVIHLFMNGGPYQGDLFDPKPALEKFAGTKPEGADLVTERPTGGLLPSPFKFHRRGESGLPVSELLPKLGRHIDDICVLNSMHADNPNHGPALLQMNNGTIIPTRPSMGAWFLYGLGSENQNLPGYIVLCPGRPVRFSILWNSAFLPSKFQGTYINHSTVQPEEMLPHLKNSRWDHATQRDQLDLLAELNTAHLAERGADSTLNARVEAMETAFRMQFEAHEAFDLNRETQAARDAYGEGHFANGCLLARRMVERGVRFVQVYYGNGQPWDTHSGHNDKVPKLCKNIDQPIAALLTDLKQRGLLEDTLVVWGGEFGRTPVSENGNGRDHNHHGFTMWMAGGGVKGGMSYGETDEFGFKAMVDKMHVHDLHATILHLLGLDHERLTYRHAGRDFRLTDVYGRVVKEIIA; encoded by the coding sequence ATGAAGCCGCTGCAATCTCACGCATCTGCTATCGATCGTCGCCGCTTGCTGTCCCAGCTAGGCGGCGGATTGGGCATGCTGGCCGCCGCCAACGTGTTGTCTTCCTCACAGGCATCCGCCGCCACGGGGGTGGCTTTCGACGGACCTCATTTCCCCGCCAAAGCCAAACGCGTGATTCATCTGTTTATGAACGGCGGCCCCTATCAGGGCGATCTGTTTGATCCCAAGCCGGCGCTGGAGAAATTTGCAGGCACCAAACCTGAGGGAGCAGATTTGGTCACCGAGCGGCCGACCGGCGGGTTGTTGCCCTCGCCTTTTAAGTTTCATCGACGGGGCGAAAGTGGCTTGCCGGTCAGTGAACTGCTGCCCAAGCTGGGCCGACATATCGACGATATCTGCGTGCTGAATTCGATGCATGCCGACAACCCCAATCACGGGCCGGCGCTGCTGCAGATGAACAACGGCACGATCATTCCCACGCGTCCCAGCATGGGAGCCTGGTTTCTATACGGACTGGGCAGCGAAAACCAAAACCTGCCCGGCTACATCGTGTTGTGTCCCGGTCGTCCGGTGCGGTTTTCGATCCTCTGGAACAGTGCCTTCTTGCCCTCGAAGTTTCAGGGCACATATATCAATCATTCCACCGTGCAGCCGGAGGAAATGCTGCCACATCTAAAAAATTCGCGCTGGGACCACGCCACGCAACGCGACCAGTTGGACTTGTTGGCAGAGCTGAATACCGCGCACCTCGCCGAGCGTGGCGCGGATTCCACGTTGAATGCCCGGGTTGAAGCGATGGAGACCGCATTTCGCATGCAGTTCGAAGCCCACGAAGCGTTTGATCTGAATCGTGAAACGCAAGCCGCACGCGATGCCTATGGCGAGGGACACTTTGCCAATGGATGTTTGTTGGCGCGGCGGATGGTGGAACGCGGAGTGCGATTTGTGCAGGTTTATTATGGCAACGGTCAGCCTTGGGACACGCACAGCGGTCACAACGACAAGGTGCCCAAGTTGTGTAAGAACATTGACCAACCGATCGCTGCGTTGCTGACGGATCTGAAACAACGCGGATTGTTGGAGGACACGCTGGTGGTTTGGGGCGGCGAGTTTGGCCGCACGCCGGTGTCGGAGAACGGCAACGGCCGCGACCACAATCATCACGGCTTTACGATGTGGATGGCCGGCGGAGGCGTGAAGGGCGGGATGAGCTACGGCGAGACGGACGAGTTTGGATTCAAAGCCATGGTCGATAAGATGCATGTGCACGACTTGCACGCCACCATCCTGCATCTGCTGGGGCTCGACCACGAGCGATTGACCTACCGTCATGCCGGCCGCGACTTCCGCCTAACCGACGTCTACGGCCGCGTGGTCAAGGAGATCATCGCATAA
- a CDS encoding DUF1501 domain-containing protein, translated as MSNKLRTDNLLREQTRRHFFSRCSMGVGSMALASLMAEQGQAAPSAHPMQPKTPHFPAKAKNVIFLFMAGGPSQLETFEYKPELTKRNGEPIPQSFVEGKRFAFMNSSHRSDLLGTTRTFQRYGQNGTWVSDLLPHTANIVDELTIVKTCKTDLFNHAPAKFFMNTGSGLFGRPSMGAWVTYGLGSECDDLPGFLVLQSGPRGPRGGAVLWGSGVLPTTYQGVPLRNQGDPILNLSTPDSIDPTQQRAVVDAVRELNLKRLVETGDEEISTRINAYELAYRMQSSAPELMDTAGESAETLAMYGIKDPNESSYARNCLLARRLVERGVRFIQLYHTNWDHHGGPTENLQEHLPAICKEIDQATAALVMDLKRRGLLEDTIVIWGGEFGRTPMGEVRATTGRNHHIDAFTMWFAGGGFKAGHVYGETDEFGFGAIENPVHVHDLHATILHQLGLDHHRLSVRFQGLDFRLTGVDPAHVVKDLLA; from the coding sequence ATGTCAAACAAGCTGCGAACCGATAACTTGTTGCGTGAGCAAACGCGTCGACATTTCTTTTCCCGCTGCTCGATGGGCGTGGGGTCGATGGCCCTGGCATCGCTGATGGCCGAGCAAGGGCAGGCCGCGCCCTCGGCTCACCCGATGCAGCCCAAGACGCCGCATTTTCCCGCCAAGGCCAAGAACGTCATCTTTCTGTTTATGGCCGGCGGTCCGTCTCAGCTGGAAACGTTTGAATACAAGCCCGAACTAACAAAACGCAACGGCGAACCGATCCCGCAAAGTTTTGTCGAAGGCAAACGTTTTGCGTTTATGAACAGCAGCCACCGCAGCGACCTGCTGGGCACGACTCGGACCTTCCAGCGTTACGGTCAAAACGGTACTTGGGTCAGCGATCTGTTGCCGCACACAGCGAACATCGTCGATGAGTTGACGATTGTCAAAACCTGCAAAACGGACTTGTTCAATCACGCGCCGGCGAAGTTCTTCATGAACACCGGCAGCGGTCTGTTCGGCCGCCCCAGCATGGGCGCCTGGGTGACGTATGGGTTGGGCAGCGAGTGTGATGACCTGCCAGGTTTCCTAGTGCTGCAAAGCGGCCCGCGTGGACCGCGTGGCGGCGCTGTGTTGTGGGGCAGTGGCGTCCTGCCGACGACATATCAAGGCGTCCCGCTGCGCAACCAGGGCGACCCGATCCTGAACCTTTCCACCCCCGATTCGATCGATCCCACACAGCAACGAGCCGTGGTGGATGCGGTGCGTGAATTGAACCTAAAACGGTTGGTGGAGACCGGTGATGAAGAGATCTCCACACGGATCAACGCTTATGAACTGGCTTACCGAATGCAAAGCTCGGCGCCGGAGTTGATGGACACGGCCGGGGAGAGCGCCGAGACGTTGGCGATGTACGGGATCAAAGACCCCAACGAATCGAGCTATGCGAGGAACTGTCTGTTAGCGCGGCGGTTGGTCGAACGCGGCGTGCGGTTCATCCAGTTGTACCACACCAACTGGGACCACCACGGCGGGCCGACGGAGAACCTGCAAGAGCACCTACCGGCGATCTGTAAAGAGATTGATCAAGCCACCGCAGCGTTGGTGATGGATCTCAAGCGTCGCGGTTTATTGGAGGACACGATCGTGATCTGGGGCGGCGAGTTTGGCCGCACGCCAATGGGTGAAGTGCGAGCGACGACGGGCCGCAACCATCACATCGACGCGTTCACGATGTGGTTTGCCGGCGGCGGATTCAAAGCCGGTCATGTATACGGCGAGACGGATGAATTCGGCTTTGGCGCGATCGAGAACCCGGTCCACGTGCACGACCTACACGCCACCATCCTGCACCAACTAGGGCTCGACCACCACCGCCTGTCCGTCCGCTTCCAAGGCCTCGACTTCCGTCTGACAGGCGTCGACCCAGCGCACGTGGTGAAAGACCTATTGGCGTAG
- a CDS encoding transposase: MIDLTEDERAQRELARAALLYPPVRLTGLQALSIAKGFATAAAKNGYSIWACSIMPEHVHLVIGRHTYKVEQLANLLKGAATRQLNEDHRHPLAECAKPGQRPPCMWASRQWKVYLDREEAIENAIAYVLDNPIKEGKQPQRWSWITPYTGLDAGWTTYH; the protein is encoded by the coding sequence TTGATTGATCTTACCGAAGACGAACGAGCTCAGCGTGAATTGGCTCGAGCCGCTTTGTTGTATCCACCGGTCAGACTGACTGGTCTGCAAGCCCTATCGATTGCGAAAGGTTTCGCGACAGCGGCAGCTAAAAATGGCTATTCGATCTGGGCGTGTTCCATTATGCCTGAGCACGTGCATCTGGTGATTGGACGGCATACCTACAAGGTGGAACAACTTGCAAACTTGCTAAAAGGGGCTGCCACCCGTCAACTGAACGAAGATCACCGGCATCCGCTGGCTGAATGTGCGAAGCCAGGGCAGCGGCCACCGTGTATGTGGGCGTCTCGGCAATGGAAGGTCTATCTGGATCGCGAGGAAGCTATAGAAAACGCAATTGCTTACGTTCTCGACAATCCCATCAAAGAGGGGAAGCAACCGCAGCGTTGGAGCTGGATTACTCCGTATACGGGCCTCGACGCAGGCTGGACGACATACCACTAG
- a CDS encoding Gfo/Idh/MocA family protein, which translates to MASTPNRRTFLQAAGATASTFMILKAGSARTYAANEKLNIASIGAGGRAAGDIQAVASENIVALCDVDQNRAARMFNQFPQAKQFKDYRVMLQELESQIDAVIVGTPDHHHFPASMAAIRLGKHVYCEKPLTHSVWEARELTAAARAAGVATQMGNQAQAAEETRVVQEFVMDNAIGQIREAHVWTDRPLRGLSDVYWPQGVSRPTEQPAVPDSLAWDLWLGPAPERPYHPDYAPFKWRGWWDFGTGALGDIACHYFDPVFRALQLGAPSTVEASSTQVNDETYPLGSMITFHFPARGDKAALKLVWYDGGLRPPRPKAIQEGDVMGPNGILLVGEDDAVLMSDWTRWTMYPEQRAKDYGAPPKKLERSPGHHVEWIAACKGGAAAGSNFDVAGPMTEAILLGNVALRSQMREPLTRAQLEWDAEKLTFTNNPAANQFLRREYRDGWV; encoded by the coding sequence ATGGCTTCCACCCCGAACCGACGAACATTCTTGCAAGCCGCCGGCGCGACGGCATCGACCTTTATGATTCTCAAGGCCGGGTCCGCGCGGACGTACGCGGCCAATGAGAAACTGAACATCGCTTCGATCGGCGCCGGCGGCCGTGCGGCGGGTGATATCCAGGCGGTGGCGTCGGAAAACATTGTGGCTCTGTGTGACGTCGATCAGAATCGCGCGGCCCGGATGTTCAATCAGTTCCCGCAGGCCAAGCAATTCAAAGACTATCGGGTGATGCTGCAGGAACTCGAATCGCAGATCGATGCCGTAATCGTGGGCACGCCCGACCACCACCATTTCCCCGCGTCGATGGCGGCGATTCGTTTGGGCAAACATGTGTACTGCGAAAAGCCGTTAACGCATTCGGTCTGGGAAGCCCGTGAACTGACCGCGGCGGCCCGCGCCGCTGGGGTGGCCACGCAGATGGGCAATCAAGCTCAAGCCGCGGAGGAAACGCGGGTGGTGCAAGAATTTGTGATGGACAACGCGATCGGACAAATACGCGAAGCCCACGTCTGGACGGATCGCCCTTTGCGTGGACTGTCCGACGTCTATTGGCCCCAGGGCGTATCACGACCGACCGAGCAGCCGGCCGTTCCCGATTCGTTGGCCTGGGATCTGTGGCTGGGGCCGGCACCGGAGCGTCCCTATCATCCGGACTACGCACCCTTCAAATGGCGCGGCTGGTGGGACTTTGGCACCGGAGCTCTGGGAGACATCGCGTGCCATTACTTTGACCCTGTGTTCCGCGCCCTGCAGTTGGGAGCGCCCAGCACGGTGGAAGCATCGTCCACGCAGGTTAATGACGAGACCTACCCGCTGGGTTCGATGATCACGTTCCACTTCCCGGCTCGTGGTGACAAGGCGGCATTGAAACTGGTCTGGTACGATGGAGGCCTGCGTCCGCCGCGTCCCAAAGCGATCCAAGAAGGCGACGTCATGGGCCCCAACGGGATCTTGTTGGTCGGTGAAGACGATGCCGTGCTGATGTCCGACTGGACCCGTTGGACGATGTATCCCGAACAACGTGCCAAGGATTACGGTGCCCCGCCTAAGAAACTCGAACGCTCCCCCGGCCATCATGTCGAATGGATCGCGGCGTGTAAGGGCGGAGCAGCGGCAGGGTCCAACTTTGACGTGGCGGGCCCCATGACCGAAGCGATTTTGCTGGGGAATGTGGCATTACGGTCCCAAATGCGTGAACCTTTGACCCGCGCACAGTTAGAATGGGACGCAGAAAAACTGACATTTACGAACAATCCGGCCGCGAACCAATTCCTCCGCAGGGAATATCGAGACGGCTGGGTCTAA
- a CDS encoding PSD1 and planctomycete cytochrome C domain-containing protein, producing MLDRPSRLIFPLRLVVISCLFGSVYARGEPPREEVDFNRDVRPILAENCYACHGFDEAAREADLRLDTFAGAIGSDGGNAAIVPGEPDESELIARVLTDDADQIMPPADSGKRLSDAQRDILRRWVQQGANYETHWAFVPPQRSEPPLVEGVSHPIDRFIQARLASEGISPSPRADSQTLIRRLSLDLTGLPPTPEQVDTFITATAADPDAAYQELTERLLASPHYGERWALWWLDQARYADSNGYSVDAPRQIWAYRDWVIDAFNQDMPFDTFTIEQLAGDLLPEATESQKIATGFHRNTQINQEGGIDKEQFRIDSVFDRVATTGTVWLGLTIGCAQCHDHKFDPISQVEYYQMFAFLNNQDEPAMKVYGPEGDPSSDKPLTTTLVMRERGKPRDTHLLIKGDFTRPAQPVTPATPSILHPLERAAERAEQPPNRLDLANWIVSPNNPLTARVIVNRLWQQYFGRGLAEIENDFGLQGSTPSHPELLDWLALEFIRQGWSIKDMQRLIVSSRTYQQASRLRPELSEKDPDNYLLGRQRRLRLDAEIVRDTLLAACGLLSPKLGGPPVYPPIPNGVMGQGQVKRAWKTSTGEDRYRRGIYTFKFRATPPPALSVFDAPDGFSTCTRRLRSNTPLQALTLMNDPAHVEFATAIEKIILSDGLETAFRRCTSRTPTAEELAVLARLDSLSAARTLLNLDETITRE from the coding sequence ATGCTCGACCGCCCCAGTCGACTCATTTTTCCGTTGCGGTTAGTTGTGATCAGCTGCTTGTTTGGCAGCGTGTACGCCCGTGGCGAACCGCCGCGGGAAGAAGTCGATTTCAACCGGGACGTGCGCCCGATCTTGGCGGAAAATTGCTACGCCTGCCACGGGTTTGACGAAGCGGCTCGCGAAGCCGATCTGCGCCTGGATACGTTTGCCGGGGCGATCGGCAGCGACGGCGGCAATGCGGCGATTGTGCCCGGCGAACCAGACGAAAGCGAATTGATCGCTCGCGTGCTGACCGACGACGCGGACCAAATCATGCCGCCTGCCGATTCCGGCAAACGACTCAGCGACGCTCAGCGGGACATTCTGCGACGCTGGGTCCAGCAGGGCGCCAATTACGAAACCCACTGGGCCTTCGTGCCGCCACAACGAAGCGAACCGCCCCTGGTCGAAGGCGTCTCGCACCCGATCGATCGCTTCATCCAAGCTCGTCTGGCGAGCGAAGGCATCTCCCCCTCGCCGCGAGCGGACAGCCAAACGCTGATTCGCCGACTCAGCTTGGACCTGACCGGATTGCCTCCCACGCCGGAACAAGTCGACACCTTCATCACCGCCACCGCCGCGGATCCCGATGCCGCTTATCAGGAACTGACCGAACGCCTGCTGGCCAGCCCGCACTACGGCGAACGCTGGGCATTGTGGTGGCTGGACCAAGCTCGTTATGCCGACAGCAACGGCTACTCGGTCGATGCCCCGCGACAGATTTGGGCCTACCGCGACTGGGTGATCGACGCGTTCAACCAGGATATGCCCTTCGACACATTCACGATCGAACAACTGGCGGGCGACCTGCTGCCCGAGGCCACGGAAAGTCAAAAGATTGCCACCGGGTTCCACCGCAATACTCAGATCAACCAAGAAGGCGGGATCGACAAGGAACAGTTTCGCATCGACAGCGTGTTCGATCGCGTGGCGACCACCGGCACCGTGTGGTTGGGACTGACGATCGGCTGTGCCCAATGCCACGACCACAAGTTCGATCCGATCTCGCAGGTCGAGTATTACCAAATGTTTGCCTTCCTGAATAATCAGGATGAACCAGCGATGAAAGTCTATGGACCGGAAGGCGACCCGAGTTCCGACAAGCCGTTGACCACGACGCTGGTCATGCGAGAACGCGGCAAGCCGCGGGATACACACCTACTAATCAAGGGCGACTTCACGCGCCCCGCACAGCCGGTCACGCCGGCAACGCCCTCGATATTGCATCCATTGGAAAGGGCAGCGGAGCGAGCAGAGCAACCGCCCAACCGCTTGGATCTAGCCAACTGGATCGTCAGCCCCAACAATCCGCTCACCGCCCGCGTGATCGTCAACCGCCTGTGGCAGCAATACTTCGGTCGCGGCCTGGCGGAAATCGAAAACGATTTTGGCCTGCAAGGCTCCACGCCGTCCCACCCGGAGTTACTCGACTGGCTGGCGCTGGAATTTATCCGTCAGGGCTGGAGTATCAAAGATATGCAGCGGCTGATCGTCAGCTCTCGCACCTATCAGCAAGCCTCGCGGTTGCGGCCGGAACTGAGCGAAAAAGACCCTGACAACTATCTACTCGGTCGACAGCGACGGTTGCGACTGGATGCGGAAATCGTGCGTGATACGTTGTTGGCAGCCTGTGGACTGTTGTCACCCAAGCTCGGTGGCCCGCCGGTCTATCCGCCCATTCCCAACGGCGTGATGGGACAGGGACAGGTCAAGCGAGCCTGGAAGACGAGCACGGGCGAAGATCGTTATCGACGCGGCATTTACACCTTTAAGTTCCGTGCCACACCGCCGCCGGCACTGAGCGTGTTTGATGCTCCGGACGGGTTTAGCACCTGCACGAGACGGCTCCGCAGCAATACGCCCCTGCAAGCGTTGACGCTGATGAACGACCCGGCGCATGTGGAATTTGCGACGGCAATTGAGAAAATCATTCTTAGCGACGGACTGGAAACGGCTTTCCGACGCTGTACTTCGCGGACCCCCACGGCTGAAGAGTTGGCCGTATTAGCCCGCCTCGATTCGCTCAGCGCCGCCCGCACGCTGCTGAACCTCGACGAAACCATCACTCGTGAGTGA